Proteins found in one Miscanthus floridulus cultivar M001 chromosome 4, ASM1932011v1, whole genome shotgun sequence genomic segment:
- the LOC136548579 gene encoding uncharacterized protein, whose protein sequence is MDVATNFLLKIHLLGNRKKARKDVKCFSFEMVVDSDLSNYKDFIDSVTEKYPPGYLEIPHVQYYDNVLKNFPVVKSDQDLMSMFDVHSKEKVVEMFVAYCDPSEKFEPITKWEFDVEGQPANNIEEDDDDYLRNPLPENEHVGVDEEIMYLDIVPTNAVDVLGCFEKGKEKVVAEDGSEDESEDGSEEEFEDEDELEADEDEPYEEVNHHPIADFDEEDPPMEVGTTYHNMYVFKLALCQHAIKHEFEFNTEKSSKSRFRAYCSRKVEDNCPWSLHASTTADKCTVMVKKNNFAHDCSSTRRKKRIKNATKHWICWKVKDFLIEDATLGATALQKKIKEHHKVSINYQRVYQGQQLAMKQLYDLGDYFFAMKPCIDGFLNGCRPYLAIDSTFLIGKFKGQLASACAVDGHSWLYPVCVGVFDSETNDNWIWFMSRLREAIGSPPSLAISTNVGQAIMGAIAEVFPQVEHRECMFHLVTNFKKRYRGKVFDDHLWAAAYSWNPYLFKKHWAKMEKAKPAATDYLRHHKKLWTRSQFKTICKVDYVTNNLAESFNNWIKQYKSMNLDDLMDKIRQLIMIKWNQRRKIGKKLDGFILPHLIKKLNEQSRELNLDVSECSEEVAEITLFGGSGFRFVVNLVDRTCSCRQWQVSGIPCKHALAFITALPNAPIDKYVDFYYSIEKFRRAYSALIPAIPDKTQWPKSTHGFFMYGPLLMSIAGRHKTERHKGHSDKNGKKGQHQCPICKEYGHHWHNCRKGSKEDIEAMKTLRGTPKKRKKVTKSTESSIVPMEDAAPTRSMTFPPSQNLEPEPTASKKRKGAASNSRPTGSISLEITSRKKGKHGSSNSGASKRSRSGSNQPEPLSIELPSSKDKPQAVVVKLKGKRRKKEVDKNAAKNLLSQLDIPAMGTRSKRLQPSSPALSTRSKRRLSL, encoded by the exons ATGGATGTAgctactaattttctattgaaaaTTCATTTGCTTGGCAATCGCAAAAAGGCTAGAAAGGATGTCAAATGTTTTAGTTTTGAGATGGTTGTTGACTCAGATCTGTCGAATTATAAGGATTTCATTGACTCAGTTACAGAGAAGTACCCTCCAGGCTACTTAGAAATTCCACATGTTCAGTACTATGATAATGTTCTTAAGAATTTTCCAGTAGTAAAATCAGATCAGGATTTGATGTCTATGTTTGATGTACACAGTAAGGAGAAAGTTGTAGAGATGTTTGTCGCTTATTGTGATCCCTCAGAAAAATTTGAGCCTATCACTAAGTGGGAGTTTGATGTTGAAGGGCAGCCTGCAAACAAtatagaggaggatgacgatgattaTCTTAGAAATCCTTTACCTGAGAATGAACATGTTGGTGTTGATGAGGAGATCATGTACTTGGACATTGTACCTACGAATGCTGTAGATGTGCTTGGATGTTTTGAAAAAGGGAAGGAAAAAGTAGTGGCTGAGGATGGCTCAGAGGATGAGTCTGAGGATGGCTCAGAGGAGGAGTTTGAGGATGAGGATGAATTAGAGGCTGATGAGGATGAGCCATATGAAGAAGTAAATCATCACCCAATTGCTGATTTCGATGAAGAAGATCCTCCTATGGAAGTAGGCACTACTTATCATAACATGTACGTGTTCAAGTTGGCTCTTTGTCAACATGCAATCAAACATGAGTTTGAATTCAACACAGAGAAAAGCTCAAAAAGTAGGTTCAGAGCCTATTGTTCAAGGAAAGTGGAGGATAATTGTCCATGGAGTCTACATGCATCTACCACGGCAGACAAATGCACTGTTATG GTGAAGAAGAATAACTTTGCTCATGATTGttctagcactagaaggaagaaGAGAATAAAGAATGCTACCAAACATTGGATATGTTGGAAGGTGAAGGACTTTCTGATAGAAGATGCTACTTTGGGAGCAACAGCATTGCAAAAGAAAATTAAAGAACACCACAAGGTGAGCATCAACTACCAGAGGGTATATCAGGGTCAACAACTAGCAATGAAACAACTTTATG ATTTAGGAGATTATTTTTTTGCCATGAAACCTTGCATAGATGGGTTCCTTAATGGTTGTAGACCTTACTTGGCAATAGATAGCACCTTCTTGATAGGCAAGTTCAAGGGGCAATTGGCTAGTGCTTGTGCAGTTGATGGACATAGTTGGTTGTATCCTGTTTGTGTTGGAGTTTTTGATTCCGAAACTAATGACAATTGGATCTGGTTCATGAGTAGGCTTAGAGAGGCTATTGGGTCACCTCCGAGTTTGGCAATAAGCACTAATGTAGGCCAGGCAATCATGGGAGCTATTGCTGAAGTATTTCCACAGGTAGAGCATAGAGAGTGCATGTTTCACTTGGTGACTAATTTCAAAAAGAGGTACCGTGGGAAGGTGTTTGATGATCACCTTTGGGCAGCAGCTTACTCATGGAACCCATACTTGTTTAAGAAGCATTGGGCTAAGATGGAGAAAGCAAAGCCTGCTGCAACTGATTACCTAAGACATCACAAGAAGTTGTGGACTAGAAGTCAATTCAAAACAATTTGCAAAGTGGACTATGTGACCAACAACTTGGCGGAGAGCTTCAACAATTGGATTAAGCAGTACAAGTCCATGAATTTGGATGATTTGATGGATAAGATCAGACAATTAATTATGATCAAGTGGAACCAAAGGAGAAAAATTGGAAAGAAATTAGATGGCTTCATTCTTCCCCACTTAATTAAGAAGCTAAATGAACAGAGTAGAGAATTGAACTTGGATgtatcagaatgctcagaagaggTGGCTGAAATTACCTTATTTGGTGGCAGCGGCTTTAggtttgtggtgaacttggttgatCGAACATGTTCTTGCAGACAATGGCAAGTCTCTGGCATTCCTTGCAAACATGCCCTTGCATTCATTACAGCACTACCTAATGcacctattgacaaatatgttgACTTCTACTACTCCATTGAGAAATTTAGAAGAGCCTATAGTGCATTAATCCCTGCTATTCCTGACAAGACACAGTGGCCTAAATCTACCCATGGCTTCTTCATGTATGGACCACTACTAATGTCTATAGCTGGTAGGCATAAAACCGAGAGACACAAAGGCCATAGTGACAAGAATGGTAAAAAAGGGCAGCACCAATGTCCTATCTGTAAGGAATATGGGCATCACTGGCACAACTGCAGGAAGGGCAGCAAAGAAGATATTGAAGCAATGAAAACTCTTAG AGGAACACCGAAAAAGAGGAAGAAGGTTACCAAATCAACAGAGAGTTCCATTGTGCCAATGGAGGATGCAGCACCAACACGTTCTATGACTTTTCCACCAAG TCAAAACTTGGAACCTGAACCCACAGCTAGTAAGAAGAGAAAGGGTGCTGCCTCTAATTCTAGACCAACAGGAAG TATAAGCTTGGAGATTACAAGTAGGAAAAAGGGAAAGCATGGTTCCTCTAACTCTGGAGCATCAAAAAG GTCCAGAAGTGGTTCAAATCAACCTGAACCACTTTCAATTGAGCTTCCCTCATCCAAAGATAAACCACAAGCTGTTGTTGTCAAGTTAAAAGGCAAAAGGAGGAAGAAAGAAGTAGATAAAAATGCTGCAAAGAATCTTTTGTCGCAGCTTGATATCCCTGCAATGGGCACGAGGAGCAAAAGACTTCAGCCTAGTAGTCCGGCATTGAGCACAAGAAGCAAAAGAAGGCTGAGTTTGTGA
- the LOC136548580 gene encoding uncharacterized protein, with translation MEFNLFAPPLYLTTSSKQRLFEHFWNSGGARIGEDGALGWSEWLAKDEESRQNLKMGVGVVSWMCRLPLWPRHPSPWPRVALPWPRRPPPEAAPLGNKIAPLATNAARGACLAASPAPVPALPASEPAPHACLAALPPAVAAPSSTSMAAREGCLAARTSVVVASTSAITARAAYLAAQTSVVAAPISAVAARGASVAATPSAEATPPSPEAALPSPEAAPPSASMATPPSI, from the exons ATGGAGTTTAACTTATTCGCCCCTCCTCTGTATCTGACGACAAGCAGTAAGCAAAGGCTCTTTGAACACTTCTGGAACAGTGGCGGTGCCAGAATAGGGGAAGATGGTGCTCTTGGATGGTCTGAATGGTTAGCAAAAGATGAGGAGAGTAGACAAAATCTCAAGATG GGAGTTGGTGTTGTGTCCTGGATGTGCCGCCTTCCACTGTGGCCGCGACACCCGTCTCCATGGCCGCGAGTGGCGCTTCCATGGCCGCGTCGTCCTCCTCCTGAGGCCGCGCCGCTCGGCAACAAGATCGCGCCGCTCGCCACCAACGCCGCACGGGGTGCTTGCTTGGCCGCGTCGCCCGCCCCTGTGCCTGCGTTGCCCGCCTCCGAGCCCGCGCCGCACGCCTGCTTGGCCGCTCTGCCCCCCGCCGTGGCCGCTCCGTCCTCCACCTCCATGGCCGCGCGGGAAGGCTGCTTGGCCGCGCGGACGTCCGTCGTGGTCGCATCgacctccgccatcaccgcgcGGGCCGCCTACTTGGCCGCGCAGACCTCCGTTGTGGCCGCGCCGATCTCCGCCGTGGCCGCGCGCGGTGCCTCCGTGGCCGCGACGCCATCAGCCGAAGCCACACCACCCTCCCCAGAAGCCGCGCTGCCCTCCCCAGAAGCCGCGCCGCCCTCCGCCTCCATGGCTACGCCACCCTCGATCTAG
- the LOC136551598 gene encoding GDP-fucose transporter 1-like, which yields MAKQYYATSSLVVGYALCSSLLSIINKYAVTKFGYPGLLTALQYLTSAAGVWILGKLGFLTHDSFNLETAKKFAPAALVFYLAIFTNTNLLCHANVDTFIVFRSLTPLLVAIADTTFRKQPCPSKFTFLSLVVILGGAVGYVMTDSAFSLTAYSWALAYLVTITTEMVYIKHIVTNLGLNTWGFVLYNNLLSLMLAPIFWFLTGEHKSVFAAMESRGEGWFHLDAFVAVALSCLFGLLISFFGFAARRAVSATAFTVTGVVNKFLTVAINVMIWDKHATASGLACLLFTIVGGVLYQQSVTVKGNSVAKRELVPEQPKGGSDSKEFDEEKQSLVSSAK from the coding sequence ATGGCAAAGCAGTATTACGCTACAAGCAGCCTCGTGGTTGGGTATGCTCTGTGCTCGAGTTTGCTCTCAATCATCAACAAATATGCCGTGACAAAGTTTGGTTACCCTGGCCTCCTAACTGCTCTACAGTACTTGACATCTGCCGCTGgtgtttggatccttggaaagCTAGGCTTTCTCACCCATGACTCCTTCAACTTGGAGACTGCAAAAAAGTTTGCACCGGCTGCTCTTGTCTTCTACCTAGCCATATTCACCAACACAAATCTCCTCTGCCATGCCAATGTAGATACGTTCATAGTTTTCAGATCCTTGACCCCGCTTTTGGTTGCTATTGCCGACACAACTTTCCGGAAGCAACCATGTCCTTCAAAGTTCACATTCCTATCCCTTGTGGTCATCTTGGGAGGAGCAGTTGGCTATGTGATGACAGATTCAGCATTCAGCCTCACAGCATACTCATGGGCGCTTGCATATCTGGTGACCATAACAACTGAAATGGTGTACATCAAGCACATTGTGACAAACCTGGGGCTCAACACCTGGGGCTTTGTGCTTTACAACAACCTTCTTTCCTTGATGCTGGCCCCGATCTTTTGGTTCCTTACAGGGGAGCACAAGTCAGTCTTTGCAGCGATGGAATCAAGGGGCGAAGGCTGGTTTCACCTGGACGCCTTTGTAGCAGTGGCGTTGTCATGCTTGTTTGGGTTGCTCATTAGTTTCTTTGGTTTTGCAGCGAGAAGAGCTGTATCAGCAACCGCATTTACCGTCACCGGGGTTGTGAATAAGTTCCTCACCGTGGCTATCAATGTCATGATCTGGGACAAGCATGCAACTGCATCCGGTTTGGCTTGCTTACTGTTCACTATTGTCGGTGGAGTACTCTATCAGCAATCTGTTACAGTGAAAGGAAACAGTGTAGCGAAGCGTGAGCTGGTACCCGAACAACCTAAGGGGGGCAGTGATAGCAAAGAGTTTGATGAGGAGAAACAAAGCTTAGTTTCTTCAGCTAAATAA
- the LOC136551599 gene encoding probable protein phosphatase 2C 67 isoform X1 — protein sequence MAHQKREGSSADDDCTSKRLKGTDTASETGGSVEASVSQQMDAEARRTCQKESEVPSDKCVPDGEAAANSQVSGEQKMVLTAVEADAAEDKGCRHTMEDAWVVLPDGDAESPGSLRCAHFAIYDGHGGRLAADYVQKHLHQNVIAAGLPRELMDVKAAKKAVIEGFRRTDESLLQESTKGNWQDGATAVCVWILGQTVVVANAGDAKAVLARSISTEGEGVVAETKSQLKAIVLTREHKAIFPQERSRIQKAGGSVGSNGRLQGRIEVSRAFGDRQFKKVFGPGDAVEFVQNQLKETSSATLVVRRLVKEAVRERRCKDNCTAVLIIFKH from the exons ATGGCTCATCAAAAGCGTGAAGGCAGCTCCGCTGATGATGATTGTACATCCAAGCGCCTCAAAGGCACCGACACTGCTTCTGAAACGGGGGGCAGTGTAGAGGCTAGTGTTTCACAGCAAATGGATGCTGAAGCTAGGAGAACCTGCCAGAAGGAAAGCGAAGTGCCATCGGACAAATGCGTTCCAGATGGGGAAGCCGCTGCAAACTCTCAGGTTTCGGGCGAGCAGAAGATGGTACTGACTGCCGTCGAGGCAGATGCGGCGGAGGACAAGGGTTGCAGGCACACTATGGAGGACGCCTGGGTGGTGCTTCCTGATGGTGATGCTGAATCCCCAGGAAGTTTGAG GTGTGCACATTTTGCGATTTATGATGGGCATGGTGGTCGCTTGGCGGCAGATTATGTGCAGAAGCATTTGCATCAGAATGTCATCGCTGCAGGATTACCACGTGAGTTG ATGGATGTTAAAGCTGCAAAGAAGGCCGTAATTGAAG GTTTCCGTAGAACTGATGAATCTTTACTGCAAGAAAGTACTAAAG GAAATTGGCAAGATGGTGCGACAGCTGTATGTGTTTGGATTCTGGGACAGACG GTTGTGGTTGCGAATGCTGGAGATGCTAAAGCAGTATTGGCTCGTTCTATTTCAACTGAGGGTGAAGGTGTGGTTGCTGAGACCAAAAGTCAACTAAAGGCTATCGTTTTGACAAGAGAACATAAAGCCATCTTTCCACAGGAGCGCTCCCGAATCCAAAAG GCTGGAGGTTCTGTTGGTTCTAATGGAAGACTACAAGGTCGTATTGAAGTATCAAGAGCTTTCGGTGATCGCCAGTTTAAGAAG GTATTTGGACCAGGCGATGCTGTTGAATTTGTTCAGAATCAGCTGAAG GAGACCTCATCAGCCACACTTGTAGTGCGCCGCCTTGTGAAGGAAGCTGTTCGCGAGAGGCGTTGCAAGGATAACTGCACTGCTGTTTTGATTATCTTCAAGCACTAG
- the LOC136551599 gene encoding probable protein phosphatase 2C 67 isoform X2 — protein MAHQKREGSSADDDCTSKRLKGTDTASETGGSVEASVSQQMDAEARRTCQKESEVPSDKCVPDGEAAANSQVSGEQKMVLTAVEADAAEDKGCRHTMEDAWVVLPDGDAESPGSLRCAHFAIYDGHGGRLAADYVQKHLHQNVIAAGLPRELMDVKAAKKAVIEGFRRTDESLLQESTKGNWQDGATAVCVWILGQTVVVANAGDAKAVLARSISTEGEGVVAETKSQLKAIVLTREHKAIFPQERSRIQKAGGSVGSNGRLQGRIEVSRAFGDRQFKKVGLIATPDVHSFELTKKDHFIILGCDGLWGVFGPGDAVEFVQNQLKETSSATLVVRRLVKEAVRERRCKDNCTAVLIIFKH, from the exons ATGGCTCATCAAAAGCGTGAAGGCAGCTCCGCTGATGATGATTGTACATCCAAGCGCCTCAAAGGCACCGACACTGCTTCTGAAACGGGGGGCAGTGTAGAGGCTAGTGTTTCACAGCAAATGGATGCTGAAGCTAGGAGAACCTGCCAGAAGGAAAGCGAAGTGCCATCGGACAAATGCGTTCCAGATGGGGAAGCCGCTGCAAACTCTCAGGTTTCGGGCGAGCAGAAGATGGTACTGACTGCCGTCGAGGCAGATGCGGCGGAGGACAAGGGTTGCAGGCACACTATGGAGGACGCCTGGGTGGTGCTTCCTGATGGTGATGCTGAATCCCCAGGAAGTTTGAG GTGTGCACATTTTGCGATTTATGATGGGCATGGTGGTCGCTTGGCGGCAGATTATGTGCAGAAGCATTTGCATCAGAATGTCATCGCTGCAGGATTACCACGTGAGTTG ATGGATGTTAAAGCTGCAAAGAAGGCCGTAATTGAAG GTTTCCGTAGAACTGATGAATCTTTACTGCAAGAAAGTACTAAAG GAAATTGGCAAGATGGTGCGACAGCTGTATGTGTTTGGATTCTGGGACAGACG GTTGTGGTTGCGAATGCTGGAGATGCTAAAGCAGTATTGGCTCGTTCTATTTCAACTGAGGGTGAAGGTGTGGTTGCTGAGACCAAAAGTCAACTAAAGGCTATCGTTTTGACAAGAGAACATAAAGCCATCTTTCCACAGGAGCGCTCCCGAATCCAAAAG GCTGGAGGTTCTGTTGGTTCTAATGGAAGACTACAAGGTCGTATTGAAGTATCAAGAGCTTTCGGTGATCGCCAGTTTAAGAAG GTTGGTTTGATTGCAACACCAGACGTCCACTCCTTTGAACTTACTAAGAAAGATCATTTCATCATTCTAGGGTGTGATGGCTTATGGGGA GTATTTGGACCAGGCGATGCTGTTGAATTTGTTCAGAATCAGCTGAAG GAGACCTCATCAGCCACACTTGTAGTGCGCCGCCTTGTGAAGGAAGCTGTTCGCGAGAGGCGTTGCAAGGATAACTGCACTGCTGTTTTGATTATCTTCAAGCACTAG